tttatgcatcaaaacacaaaacattttaaatttcatTAATGACACCATATTTCATACGTAGCATATACCGACATACATTTCTAAAACATTTAATTGTTTCTCAAGCATGGACAGAAAAATCTGTTAATATTCTAAATATCTGAAAAACATAAcaaacacaatatatatacacacacacacacacacacacacatatgcatacacacttGATTTTTGCGATTTCTGAaaattttatgaaatatttttctataacataaatttgggctactaatttttttaccattattgttagttattttgttagataagctccagatttggcttttgTACAGACTaaagtatatgcacaaatgtaatattgtaaagcttcctatagaaaacaTTAAActagagatttgtggggggtgtactcatataagctgagcactgtgtatgtgtgtgagtgtgtgtgtgtatgtgagtgtgtgtgtgtatatatatacatatatatgtatatataaaataatgggAGGTGGGAGGGTTGGGGCAGTAGAGTGAAGGGTAGGGGGGCTGTTgtcgcagatgaaagtgaagGGGGAGGTGGCTACTCATATTCTGAATTGCAATAAGATTTTAACATTATTGTTTTTACTATGTTTTTAATCAAATGAATAAAGCGCTAACAAGCTACAAACTCCTTACAATCACCAACTCTGCAGTATATATATGGTGGTGTTTGTATTATATGTTACCTGACATCTTCTCCATCCTCCAGCATGGAGAGGCAGATGGTGCATTTCTCATCCACATCAGACTCTTCATCATTCTCACAAAACTTCAGATCCAGTGGCTtccgctacacacacacacacacacacacacacacacacacacacacacacacacaaatatatacatgttAATAAAAGAAACATGTGGGCTGGATTTGGAAGAGAAAGtctatatacatgtgtgtgtgtgtgtgtgtgtgtgtgttcaccttcTTGTATTTGTGTGGGAAGGTGAATCTCTCTATGGTGGTCTGAATGGCCCCTCGGCTGACGCTTCCGAGTCGGTCCTCCAGCTGCAGcagctcctgcacacacacatcatgCGTGAATGTTACTTTTCGGCAGAGTGTGTGTTAGTCCTTATCAAATTGTCCATGTGTGGTGGTAGTTtttatcaatgtgtgtgtgtatttgtgtgaatgttaGTCTTCATCCGAGTTAGTCTTCAtcaatactgtgtgtgtgtgtgtgtgtgtgtgtgtgtgtgtgtgttagtcttcatcaatatgtatgtgtgtgtgtgtattctagtCTTAatcagtgtgtatgtatgtatgtgtatgtatgtgtgtgtgtgtgcgtgtgtgtttatgtatgtgtgtgcacgaGAGTCCTCAGTTCTCTCTCTAAGTGTTTATAAATTTTAGCcttaatcagtgtgtgtgtgtgtgtgtgtgtgtgtgtgtgtgtgtgtgtgttagtcctTATCTctctttgtgtctgtgtgtgtaagtcAGTCTTCAGTGTTAGTTTTcgtcagtgtatgtgtgtactaGTCAGTGTTTGTCATAACAGTGTGTGTAACTGTGCACGTGAGTCTGTCtctcgtagtgtgtgtgtgtgtgtgtgtgtgtgtgtgtaactgtgcaCATGAGTCTCTCTCTCGAAGTGTGTGTTAGTCTTCATCAGTGTGGGTGTTTATGAATTTTAGCcttaatcagtgtgtgtgttaataagtgtgtgtgtgtcagtccttatttctctctctttctgcgtATTTGTGTGTTAACCCTCATCTCTctctctaagtgtgtgtgtgtaaatgttagtCTTCATCTGTGCAAAGGTCTTCATCAATATGTATGCGTGTTAGTttcgtcagtgtgtgtgtgtgtattctagtattaattagtgtatgtgtgtgtgtatatgtgtgcgtgtgcgcgtgagTCCTCATTTCTTTCTCTTAGTGTCTAAGTGTTCTAAGTGAATTTTAGCCttagtcagtgtgtgtgtgtgtcttaataaatgtgtgtgtgtctaagttAATATTCAGTGTTAGTTTTCATCAATGTATGTGTGTACTAGTCTTTGTCAGTGTGTCATAACAGTGTGTGTGTTAGTccttatctctctctctttctgcttATTTGCGTGTGTTAACCCTCATCTTTctctctaagtgtgtgtgtgtgcgtgtgtgttaccTCATAACTTTCCCGAACAGCAGATGAGTGTCTGCTAGGACTCAAACTCTGCAGTGCCAGCAGGTGGAGCTGTGGATATGGATAATTCCTTATTTCATGGACAAcctacagacaaacacacacacacacacacataaacacactataCTTTAAAATAAGTCTATAAAACAGtcttcatcagtgtgtgtgtgtgtgttagtcatcatcagtgtgtgtgtttgtcataatcagtgtgtgtatatattttattcttaatatgtgtttgtgtgtgtgtgtgtgtgtgtgtgtgtgtgttctgttgcTATGGTGATGTATCCTGAATATCCACAGACACTCACCACCTGTGTGGTGGAGGTGTTCCTGGGCAGGTGGTGCATTCTAGGAGAGGCCAGGTAATGCTGGTAGGGTTGAGGAATTTGCTGTAGTGGATACTGATGCAGAACTCCTGCGTCCACACTCAGATCCCTGAAAACACACAATTTCACTGAGACTCACTTAAAATGGGCAAAATGTTTGAGCTTTTTATTGTCCAGTTTCATACATTTTTGTTACGGAATGAAGTATTTGTGTGCCAATGTTAATTTAGCAAACAAACTTAAAACTACACAGTCAAAAATTcaggcttgcctaattaccctcacctgtctaattaacctagttaagccattaaatgtcactttaagctgtatagaagtgtcttgaagaatacctagtcaaatattatttactgtcatcatggcaaagaaaaaacaaatcagttattagaaatgagtcattaaagctattatgattagaaaatgtgttgagaaaatcttttctccgttaaacagaaattgggggggggggggaataaacagcgagtctaataattcaggggcgctaataattctgatttcaactgtatatataatttttagaaTTCATAATCATTTATTCCTTGATGCTTTCAAAGATaaacacattttcatcatttgcCTAATTGTTTTACCACATACATGATATTTAACAAAGTTGTTTcagaaacactttacaataacagtacatgaatattgacgtacagtaggtgagagttcaaagtggctattaacgccgcggcttgtaccgccgccgtttgaaataggtgccgctctgtttttagtgtatgaccgcagtttgtgaatgagccgccagggggcgcaaagggacgggatgcgaacggacagaaatag
The genomic region above belongs to Danio rerio strain Tuebingen ecotype United States chromosome 21, GRCz12tu, whole genome shotgun sequence and contains:
- the ark2ca gene encoding E3 ubiquitin-protein ligase ARK2C isoform X5, translating into MHHLPRNTSTTQVVVHEIRNYPYPQLHLLALQSLSPSRHSSAVRESYEELLQLEDRLGSVSRGAIQTTIERFTFPHKYKKRKPLDLKFCENDEESDVDEKCTICLSMLEDGEDVRRLPCMHLFHQACVDQWLATSRKCPICRVDIQTQLSPES